In Sphingobacterium zeae, one genomic interval encodes:
- a CDS encoding glutathione peroxidase — MIIATIMVYMSMLFGNPNFYDFKFTSLEGKEVKMSDFKGKKVLIVNTASKCGFTKQYKDLQELHKTFGDKLVIIGFPANNFGQQEPGSNAQIQEFCEQNYGVDFLMAEKVDVKGDQIAPLFKYLTAQENPDFKGEIKWNFEKFLIDEHGKLVHRFRSATNPLDPAIVNWVKN, encoded by the coding sequence ATGATTATCGCTACTATTATGGTGTATATGTCAATGTTATTTGGCAATCCCAATTTTTATGATTTTAAGTTTACATCGCTTGAAGGTAAGGAAGTCAAAATGTCTGATTTCAAAGGTAAAAAAGTATTGATTGTGAATACTGCATCTAAATGTGGTTTTACAAAACAATATAAAGACCTCCAAGAATTACACAAAACTTTTGGAGATAAGCTGGTCATTATAGGATTTCCAGCAAATAATTTCGGACAACAAGAGCCAGGTTCAAATGCGCAAATTCAAGAGTTTTGTGAACAAAATTATGGTGTTGATTTTCTAATGGCAGAGAAAGTGGATGTGAAGGGTGATCAAATTGCTCCATTATTTAAGTATCTAACTGCACAGGAAAATCCCGATTTTAAGGGGGAGATTAAGTGGAATTTTGAAAAATTCCTGATCGATGAGCATGGTAAGCTTGTACACCGTTTCCGTTCAGCGACCAATCCACTCGATCCAGCAATTGTAAATTG